The Chitinophagales bacterium genome contains a region encoding:
- the dnaA gene encoding chromosomal replication initiator protein DnaA, translated as MSRTAEDVWKNCLKIIKDNVNLQSYKTWFEPIKPIKLEKNVLTIQVPSQFFYEWLEEHYVTLLRKTLKRELDKDARLEYQIVMDGNSGSNAPYTVNLPTNNTGNSKNQDLLAPMVLGNQIKNPFVIPGLKKVQIDSQLNVNYTFDTFVEGDCNRLARSAGFAVANKPGGTSFNPLVVHGGVGLGKTHLLHAIGNQVKMNFSDKTVLYVPSEKFTNQFIDYLKNNAVNEFIHFYQMIDVLMVDDIQFFANKDRTQDIFFHIFNHLHQSGKQIILSSDRSPRDLEGIEERLLSRFKMGLTTDISVPDFETRMAILEKKMYADGIELPHDVVEFVAYNVSSNVRELEGALISLLAQSSLNKKDIDLETAKKIIKNFVKSISREVSIDFIQKAVCEYFSVPMDKLKEKTRKRAVVQARQLSMYLAKSFTKNSLKVIGRHFGGRDHSTVIHSCQAVRDLMDTDKEFKEAVGDIEKKIQLSIS; from the coding sequence ATGAGCAGAACTGCTGAGGATGTTTGGAAAAATTGCCTGAAGATTATCAAAGATAATGTCAACCTCCAGAGCTATAAAACCTGGTTTGAACCCATTAAACCGATTAAGCTTGAAAAGAATGTTTTAACAATACAGGTACCCAGCCAGTTTTTTTATGAGTGGCTGGAAGAGCATTATGTAACCCTGCTCCGCAAAACATTAAAACGCGAACTTGATAAAGATGCCCGCCTCGAATACCAGATTGTGATGGATGGTAATTCCGGCAGCAATGCGCCTTATACGGTTAATCTTCCTACCAATAATACCGGCAACAGCAAGAACCAGGACCTGCTGGCGCCCATGGTACTGGGTAATCAGATCAAGAATCCTTTTGTGATTCCGGGTTTGAAAAAGGTGCAGATCGATTCACAGCTCAATGTGAATTATACATTCGACACGTTTGTGGAAGGTGATTGTAACCGGTTGGCAAGATCAGCTGGTTTTGCGGTGGCTAACAAACCCGGTGGTACTTCCTTCAATCCTTTGGTCGTGCATGGCGGCGTTGGTTTGGGTAAAACACATTTGCTGCATGCGATCGGCAACCAGGTGAAGATGAATTTCAGCGATAAGACGGTATTATACGTACCGTCTGAAAAATTCACCAACCAGTTCATTGATTACCTGAAGAATAATGCGGTGAATGAATTCATTCATTTCTACCAGATGATTGATGTGCTGATGGTAGATGATATTCAGTTCTTTGCCAATAAAGACCGCACACAGGATATTTTCTTCCACATCTTTAATCACCTGCACCAGTCCGGAAAGCAAATCATTCTCTCTTCCGACCGTTCGCCCCGCGACCTGGAAGGCATCGAAGAACGGTTGCTCTCCCGGTTTAAGATGGGGCTCACTACCGACATCAGTGTTCCTGATTTTGAAACACGCATGGCGATTTTGGAAAAGAAAATGTATGCCGACGGCATTGAACTGCCGCATGATGTGGTTGAGTTTGTGGCGTATAATGTAAGCTCAAATGTTCGTGAACTGGAAGGCGCCCTGATTTCATTGCTGGCGCAGTCATCCCTGAATAAGAAAGATATTGATCTCGAAACTGCAAAGAAGATCATCAAGAATTTCGTCAAAAGCATTTCCCGCGAAGTATCTATTGATTTCATCCAGAAAGCCGTTTGCGAGTATTTCAGCGTGCCGATGGATAAGCTGAAAGAAAAAACACGGAAGCGTGCCGTGGTGCAGGCAAGGCAGTTATCCATGTACCTGGCAAAAAGTTTTACCAAGAATTCATTGAAGGTAATCGGCCGTCATTTCGGCGGCCGCGACCACAGCACCGTCATACATTCCTGCCAGGCCGTCCGCGACCTGATGGATACCGATAAAGAATTTAAAGAAGCAGTTGGTGACATTGAGAAAAAGATTCAGCTGAGCATTTCATAA
- the moaA gene encoding GTP 3',8-cyclase MoaA: MLIDNHGRIINYLRLAVTDRCNLRCFYCMPEEGIDWLARKELLTFEEMLRLCSLMVRMGVEKIRITGGEPFVRTDIMKLLWSISKINGLRELTLTTNGVLTAPLVPELKKMGVQSVNLSLDTLDRNRFFAITRRDELPGVLQTLEALLEHGINVKLNAVVMGEKNVQDIIPLTELTKDLPVSVRFIEEMPFNGGGFHADSLPWNYQRIMALITGKFPSIIKAEDGPFSTSYNYHIPGHRGKVGVIAAYSRTFCGTCNRLRITPQGMLKTCLYDHGVLDVKQMIRQTSSDEALEAALMHAIRHRAPDGKTAELQRNDKMQVHESMATIGG, encoded by the coding sequence ATGTTGATAGACAATCACGGCAGAATCATCAACTACCTTCGGCTGGCGGTAACTGACCGTTGTAACCTGCGCTGTTTTTATTGTATGCCCGAAGAAGGAATTGACTGGCTGGCAAGAAAGGAGCTGCTGACGTTTGAAGAGATGCTTCGACTGTGTTCCCTGATGGTTAGAATGGGCGTGGAGAAAATTAGAATTACAGGCGGTGAGCCATTTGTACGAACTGATATCATGAAATTGTTATGGTCCATTTCAAAAATTAATGGACTGCGGGAGCTTACGCTCACCACCAACGGTGTTCTGACTGCGCCATTGGTTCCTGAACTCAAGAAGATGGGCGTGCAATCTGTCAACCTGAGCTTAGACACATTGGACCGCAATCGCTTTTTCGCCATCACCAGACGTGATGAACTGCCCGGCGTTTTGCAAACATTGGAAGCATTGCTTGAACATGGCATCAATGTCAAACTGAATGCCGTGGTGATGGGAGAAAAGAATGTGCAGGATATTATTCCATTGACGGAACTCACCAAAGATTTGCCGGTGAGTGTACGATTCATTGAAGAAATGCCATTCAATGGCGGAGGATTTCATGCTGATTCATTGCCGTGGAATTATCAGCGCATCATGGCCTTAATCACCGGTAAATTTCCTTCCATCATCAAAGCGGAGGATGGACCTTTTTCTACTTCATATAACTATCACATACCCGGCCATCGTGGAAAGGTAGGCGTCATCGCCGCGTACTCCCGCACCTTCTGCGGCACCTGCAACCGCTTACGCATTACACCGCAGGGCATGCTGAAGACCTGCCTGTATGATCATGGAGTATTGGATGTTAAGCAGATGATACGTCAAACCTCATCAGATGAAGCATTGGAAGCGGCTTTGATGCATGCGATCCGCCATCGCGCTCCTGATGGAAAAACAGCTGAACTACAGCGCAATGATAAGATGCAGGTGCATGAGTCGATGGCGACTATTGGAGGTTGA
- a CDS encoding molybdenum cofactor biosynthesis protein MoaE → MINIQLTDQPLQLSSCMDWAMDPACGAIDAFIGTVRTSTMEKKVLRLEFEAYESMALAEMKKIAEEVLQQFNVLKILIHHRTGTLQTGEIPVIIMVAAPNRDAAFDGCRYAIDTLKKTVPIWKKEIFEDGEIWVAAHP, encoded by the coding sequence ATGATAAATATTCAGCTTACAGACCAACCCCTTCAACTGTCGTCCTGCATGGATTGGGCGATGGATCCGGCATGCGGAGCTATTGATGCTTTTATCGGAACAGTGCGGACAAGCACGATGGAAAAAAAAGTGTTGCGCCTTGAATTTGAAGCTTATGAAAGCATGGCATTGGCAGAAATGAAGAAAATAGCGGAAGAAGTGCTTCAGCAATTCAATGTACTAAAGATACTGATTCATCACCGCACCGGCACATTACAGACCGGAGAAATTCCGGTCATAATTATGGTGGCTGCTCCAAACCGCGATGCTGCATTTGACGGCTGCCGCTATGCGATAGATACGCTGAAAAAAACGGTGCCGATCTGGAAGAAAGAAATTTTTGAAGATGGCGAAATCTGGGTGGCCGCTCATCCATAG
- a CDS encoding MoaD/ThiS family protein, translated as MTVSIMAFGIVREIFGSSSIVMDVHDGCSVQTLKQDLQSKFPGLADLSSFLIAVNNHYATGEQQLVPEDEIAVIPPVSGG; from the coding sequence ATGACCGTTAGCATCATGGCTTTTGGCATCGTCAGGGAAATATTCGGAAGCTCTTCCATTGTGATGGATGTGCATGATGGTTGCAGTGTGCAAACACTGAAACAAGACCTGCAAAGTAAATTTCCCGGATTGGCGGATCTGTCTTCTTTCCTGATTGCTGTTAACAATCACTATGCAACGGGAGAGCAACAGTTGGTTCCGGAAGATGAAATCGCCGTGATACCACCGGTGAGTGGAGGATGA